In one window of Candidatus Alcyoniella australis DNA:
- a CDS encoding ADP-ribosylation factor-like protein, which translates to MAFVNKQTKEINCKIVFYGPQRSGKTRTLRFIHEQTKPENRGELISVSADDERTLFIDYVPLILGSYQGLRTRLHLYAMPGAPISQMNQRLILKGVDGIVFVADSSPDRVEDNVESLGGLRNLLAEIKKDPDKIPMVFQYNKQDLPGAISAEKLRSLLGARDVDFASNARSGQGLFPALKQISKLVLAQVDINGG; encoded by the coding sequence ATGGCCTTCGTCAACAAGCAGACCAAGGAAATCAACTGCAAGATCGTATTTTACGGTCCCCAGCGTTCGGGCAAGACGCGCACGCTGCGCTTTATCCACGAACAGACCAAACCCGAAAATCGTGGCGAGCTGATCAGCGTCAGCGCCGACGACGAGCGCACGCTGTTCATCGACTACGTGCCGCTGATCCTCGGCAGTTACCAGGGCCTGCGCACGCGGCTGCACCTCTACGCCATGCCCGGCGCGCCGATCTCGCAGATGAACCAACGGCTGATTCTCAAGGGAGTGGACGGCATCGTGTTCGTGGCCGACTCCAGCCCCGACCGCGTGGAGGACAACGTCGAGTCCCTGGGCGGCCTGCGCAACCTGCTGGCCGAGATTAAGAAGGACCCGGACAAGATCCCGATGGTGTTCCAGTACAACAAACAGGACCTTCCCGGAGCGATCAGCGCCGAGAAGCTGCGCTCGCTGCTCGGAGCGCGCGATGTGGACTTCGCCAGCAACGCCCGCTCTGGCCAAGGGCTGTTCCCCGCGCTGAAACAGATCAGCAAGCTGGTGCTGGCGCAGGTCGACATCAACGGCGGCTGA
- the recR gene encoding recombination mediator RecR, translated as MDHPAPIRNLVREFSRLPGIGAKSATRLAYHLLSTSDEGAKRLADAIIELRQRIGLCEVCFQLTDVNPCATCSDQARDHSLICVVEQPPDVSAIERSSQYRGMYHVLHGSISPLDDVGPDELKIAELIKRASSPDVTEVILATNPTKEGEATAVYIADKLSSIDVRVTRIAHGIPVGGEVEYTDSATLGLALGGRREM; from the coding sequence TTGGACCACCCTGCCCCGATCCGCAACTTGGTGCGCGAGTTCAGCCGGCTGCCGGGGATCGGCGCCAAGTCGGCCACGCGCCTGGCCTACCACCTGCTCAGCACCAGCGACGAGGGTGCTAAGCGGCTGGCCGACGCGATCATCGAGCTGCGACAGCGCATCGGACTGTGCGAGGTCTGCTTCCAGCTCACCGACGTCAACCCCTGCGCGACCTGCTCCGATCAGGCGCGGGACCACAGCCTGATCTGCGTTGTCGAGCAACCGCCCGACGTGAGCGCCATCGAGCGCAGCTCGCAATATCGTGGGATGTATCACGTGCTGCACGGCTCGATCTCGCCGCTGGACGACGTGGGCCCTGACGAGCTCAAGATCGCCGAGCTGATCAAACGCGCCTCATCGCCGGATGTGACCGAGGTAATTTTGGCCACCAACCCGACCAAAGAGGGCGAGGCCACGGCGGTCTACATCGCGGACAAGCTCTCCTCGATCGACGTGCGAGTAACCAGAATCGCTCACGGTATTCCAGTCGGCGGCGAGGTGGAGTACACTGATTCAGCAACCCTGGGTCTGGCGCTCGGCGGCCGGCGGGAGATGTAG
- a CDS encoding YbaB/EbfC family nucleoid-associated protein, with translation MSKGLGNIMKMAKQAQAKIMQVQDEMASRSVEASSGGGMVVATVNGKQELLALKIEPDVLQDGDVEMVQDLVVAAVNEAMRKAQEMVAEEMSKVTGGMNLPGLF, from the coding sequence ATGAGCAAAGGTCTTGGCAACATCATGAAGATGGCCAAGCAGGCCCAGGCGAAGATCATGCAGGTTCAGGATGAGATGGCCTCACGTTCGGTCGAGGCCTCCTCGGGCGGCGGGATGGTCGTGGCCACGGTCAACGGCAAGCAGGAACTTTTAGCATTGAAGATCGAGCCCGACGTGCTGCAGGACGGCGACGTCGAGATGGTCCAGGACCTGGTGGTCGCCGCGGTGAACGAGGCGATGCGCAAGGCCCAGGAGATGGTCGCCGAGGAGATGTCCAAGGTTACCGGCGGAATGAACCTCCCCGGCCTGTTCTGA
- the dnaX gene encoding DNA polymerase III subunit gamma/tau — protein MSYIVLARKYRPQTFDQIVGQAHITRTLQNALISGRISHAYLFCGTRGVGKTSAARILAKALNCAQGPTSTPCGECSSCKSIAAGNSVDVFEIDGASNTGVDDVRQLRENVKYAPSSGRYKVYIIDEVHMLSTNAFNALLKTLEEPPPHVVFIFATTDPHKIPDTILSRCQTYEFKLIPLTLLLDTLKSICASEGIQMAEELLMLIARKAEGSMRDGLSFLDQTISFGADKITREELIELLGVIDRAFLIGLVETILDSDVPGVLERFEATAEFRFEPRQFYQDLVELLRDLIVVKVSKNPGRLVVAPDSELKQLGEICRSQSFETLQRQFDGLIQAENEVLRASHPRLVLEMLLVKMAHDQPIVPLDGLIAKLDELIANGAIAPGGGQAGPKPTPQRAAGSASPRPRSAKAAPQAVSRDEAPAQTQAANESADPQWLKLVEATKGKRLSAGALLDNGVPQQLSADLVRIGMNPTHLSLLGRAEDNEALLDAVAEVFGADARLELIALDNGSSQQQARSSKKKESDKLRTIKRQALESPVVKDALELFNGEVVDIRIQRQRK, from the coding sequence GTGTCGTACATCGTCCTGGCCCGCAAATATCGGCCGCAGACCTTCGATCAGATCGTGGGCCAGGCCCATATCACGCGCACGTTGCAAAACGCCCTGATCTCGGGGCGGATCTCGCACGCCTACCTGTTCTGCGGCACGCGCGGCGTGGGCAAGACCTCGGCGGCGCGGATTTTGGCCAAGGCGCTGAACTGCGCCCAAGGGCCGACGTCCACACCCTGCGGCGAATGTTCCTCTTGCAAATCGATCGCCGCGGGCAACTCAGTGGACGTATTCGAGATCGACGGCGCCTCGAACACCGGCGTGGACGACGTGCGCCAGTTGCGCGAAAACGTCAAGTACGCACCGAGCAGCGGACGCTACAAAGTCTACATCATCGACGAAGTTCACATGCTCTCGACCAACGCGTTCAACGCGCTGCTCAAGACCCTCGAGGAACCACCGCCGCACGTGGTGTTCATCTTCGCCACCACCGACCCGCACAAAATCCCGGACACGATCCTCAGCCGCTGTCAGACCTACGAGTTCAAGCTGATCCCGCTGACCCTGTTGCTCGATACGCTCAAGTCGATCTGCGCATCCGAGGGGATCCAGATGGCCGAAGAGCTGCTGATGCTGATCGCGCGCAAGGCCGAGGGAAGCATGCGCGACGGCCTGTCGTTCCTGGATCAGACTATCAGCTTCGGCGCCGACAAGATCACCCGCGAGGAGCTGATCGAGCTGTTGGGAGTTATCGACCGCGCGTTCCTGATCGGGCTGGTCGAAACGATCCTCGACAGCGACGTGCCCGGCGTGCTCGAGCGCTTTGAGGCCACGGCCGAGTTCCGCTTTGAGCCGCGTCAGTTTTACCAGGATCTGGTCGAGCTGCTGCGCGACCTGATCGTGGTCAAGGTCAGCAAAAATCCCGGCCGGCTGGTGGTGGCGCCGGACTCGGAGCTTAAGCAGTTGGGCGAAATCTGCCGCAGCCAAAGCTTCGAAACCCTACAGCGCCAGTTCGACGGTCTGATCCAGGCCGAGAACGAGGTGCTGCGCGCGTCCCATCCGCGTTTGGTGCTGGAGATGCTGCTGGTCAAGATGGCGCACGACCAACCGATCGTGCCCCTCGACGGGCTGATCGCCAAGCTCGACGAGCTGATCGCCAATGGCGCCATAGCGCCCGGCGGCGGCCAGGCCGGACCCAAGCCAACTCCCCAACGCGCCGCAGGGTCCGCAAGCCCGCGGCCGCGTTCAGCCAAGGCCGCACCCCAGGCCGTTTCCCGCGACGAGGCTCCGGCGCAGACCCAGGCAGCCAACGAGAGCGCCGATCCGCAGTGGCTGAAGCTGGTCGAGGCCACCAAGGGCAAGCGGCTGTCGGCCGGAGCGCTGCTGGACAACGGCGTTCCTCAGCAGCTTAGCGCGGACCTGGTGCGCATCGGCATGAATCCGACGCACCTCAGTCTGTTGGGTCGCGCCGAAGACAACGAGGCGCTGCTCGACGCGGTGGCCGAGGTCTTCGGCGCTGATGCACGGCTCGAGCTGATCGCTCTGGACAACGGCTCGTCCCAGCAACAGGCGAGAAGTTCAAAAAAAAAAGAGTCTGATAAACTAAGGACGATCAAACGGCAGGCGTTGGAATCGCCTGTGGTCAAGGACGCGCTGGAACTGTTCAACGGCGAGGTGGTCGACATCCGAATCCAGCGCCAACGCAAATAG
- the mazG gene encoding nucleoside triphosphate pyrophosphohydrolase: MDDKQYGFDDLQAIMDRLRDPQSGCPWDLEQTLKTLRTYLLEEVYEALEAIDSNDPQALCEELGDSLFEIVFLAKVSEQEGHFDIHQVIDKISRKMIRRHPHIFTNDVQAQSAAEVEGIWARAKVEEKNDMASILQGVPRQLPALLRAYRLSERVSKVGFDWEKARDVLDKLQEETAELVQAAELGDREQLEAEFGDLLFTVVNLGRHLEISAEDALRRTCDKFVDRFSRVELLLKQQGLDLQSASLDQMEQAWSAVKN; the protein is encoded by the coding sequence ATGGACGATAAACAGTACGGCTTCGATGATCTGCAGGCGATCATGGATCGCCTGCGCGATCCGCAAAGCGGCTGCCCGTGGGACTTGGAACAGACCTTGAAAACTCTGCGCACCTATCTGCTCGAGGAGGTCTACGAGGCGCTGGAGGCGATCGATAGCAACGATCCCCAGGCGCTGTGCGAGGAACTGGGCGACTCGCTGTTCGAGATCGTGTTCCTGGCCAAGGTCAGCGAGCAGGAAGGACATTTTGACATCCATCAGGTGATCGACAAGATCAGCCGCAAGATGATCCGCCGCCACCCGCACATCTTTACAAACGATGTCCAGGCCCAGTCCGCGGCCGAGGTCGAGGGAATCTGGGCGCGCGCCAAGGTCGAGGAAAAAAACGACATGGCCTCGATCCTCCAGGGTGTGCCGCGTCAACTCCCGGCCCTGCTGCGCGCCTATCGGCTCAGCGAACGGGTTTCCAAGGTCGGCTTCGACTGGGAAAAAGCGCGGGACGTGCTCGACAAACTTCAGGAGGAAACGGCCGAGCTGGTGCAGGCCGCGGAGCTTGGCGACCGCGAACAGCTCGAGGCCGAGTTCGGCGACCTACTGTTCACAGTGGTCAACCTCGGACGCCATCTGGAAATCTCGGCCGAGGACGCCCTGCGCCGCACCTGCGACAAGTTCGTCGATCGCTTCAGCCGGGTCGAACTGCTGCTCAAACAGCAGGGGCTGGACCTGCAATCGGCCAGCCTGGACCAGATGGAACAGGCCTGGTCCGCGGTAAAAAACTAG
- a CDS encoding secondary thiamine-phosphate synthase enzyme YjbQ, with translation MICKTIQFNLKTAGYCDIIDITSQVEAAQRSSGLESGLCTVFIPGSTAGVTTIEAEPGAMRDLKECIEHLVPQDRHFHHDARWGDGNGFSHVRAALLGPGLSIPVHDGGLGLGTWQQIVLVDFDNRPRDRRVQIQLIGEGS, from the coding sequence ATGATTTGTAAAACGATCCAGTTCAATCTGAAGACCGCGGGCTACTGTGATATCATCGATATCACGAGTCAGGTCGAAGCCGCGCAACGCTCGAGCGGTCTCGAATCGGGATTGTGTACGGTCTTTATTCCCGGCAGCACGGCCGGCGTGACCACGATCGAGGCTGAGCCCGGCGCAATGCGCGATCTCAAGGAGTGTATCGAGCATTTGGTGCCCCAAGATCGGCATTTTCACCACGACGCCCGTTGGGGCGACGGCAACGGCTTTTCCCACGTGCGGGCGGCCTTGCTCGGGCCAGGGCTGTCGATTCCGGTCCACGATGGAGGGCTGGGCCTGGGAACTTGGCAGCAGATCGTGCTGGTCGACTTCGACAACCGCCCGCGCGACCGCCGTGTGCAAATCCAACTGATCGGAGAGGGTTCTTGA
- a CDS encoding PhoH family protein produces MSGETVRDTLLFEDSRVAQTLLGEHEENLRTVAEQTKIKVSARGSQVFLEGDPHSVALARDALTQLYGLVAQGLPIYASDVEQAVKLLAQDRNVKLREIFLDTVFISNRKQVIAPKSLNQKLYINALREYDLVISIGPAGTGKTYLAMAQAVAALNRGEVDRIILTRPAVEAGERLGFLPGTMLDKINPYLRPLYDALHEMMSIEKVQRMIDRGTIEVAPLAFMRGRTLNDSFVILDEGQNTTSEQMKMFLTRLGFGSKAVVTGDITQIDLPNGTTSGLVQIQHVLAEVSGLKFVYLNETDVVRHRLVMDIVKAYDAYLRRLSVQQSPDQQEEESG; encoded by the coding sequence TTGAGCGGCGAGACGGTTCGCGACACGCTGCTGTTCGAGGATTCGCGGGTGGCTCAGACCCTGCTGGGCGAGCACGAGGAGAACCTGCGCACAGTGGCCGAGCAAACCAAGATCAAGGTCTCGGCCCGCGGCTCCCAGGTGTTTCTCGAGGGCGATCCGCACTCCGTGGCCCTGGCGCGCGACGCGCTGACCCAGCTCTACGGCCTGGTCGCTCAGGGCTTGCCGATCTACGCCTCGGATGTGGAGCAGGCGGTCAAACTGCTGGCGCAAGACCGCAACGTCAAGCTGCGCGAGATCTTCCTGGATACGGTCTTTATCTCCAACCGCAAGCAGGTGATCGCGCCCAAGAGCCTCAACCAGAAGCTCTACATCAACGCCCTACGCGAGTACGACCTGGTGATCTCCATCGGCCCGGCGGGCACGGGCAAGACCTATCTGGCGATGGCCCAGGCCGTGGCCGCGCTCAATAGGGGCGAGGTCGACCGGATCATCCTCACCCGTCCGGCGGTGGAGGCCGGCGAGCGGCTGGGGTTTTTACCCGGGACGATGCTCGATAAAATAAACCCCTACCTGCGCCCGCTGTACGATGCGCTGCACGAGATGATGAGCATCGAGAAGGTCCAACGGATGATCGATCGCGGAACGATCGAGGTCGCGCCGCTGGCGTTTATGCGCGGACGCACGCTTAACGACAGCTTCGTGATCCTCGACGAGGGGCAGAACACCACCAGCGAGCAGATGAAGATGTTCCTCACGCGCCTGGGCTTCGGCTCCAAGGCCGTGGTTACCGGCGATATCACGCAGATCGACCTGCCCAACGGCACGACCTCGGGCCTGGTCCAGATCCAACATGTGCTGGCCGAAGTTTCCGGGTTGAAGTTCGTCTATCTCAACGAGACCGACGTGGTGCGTCATCGCCTGGTAATGGACATTGTCAAGGCCTATGATGCCTACTTGCGCCGCCTGTCGGTGCAACAGAGCCCCGATCAGCAGGAAGAGGAGTCGGGCTGA
- a CDS encoding HDIG domain-containing protein: MPPRRIRPFRADVKSRRQSRKAEKGLRRLWAKLRDVTPGDNSLSASTWLVGLGLSIYIALFLAPSTSVTVDLYEIGQYTTRAIKAPMPFSVEDDKATSAKREQARYAVLPVYDFDRNLVQQTRTKVDRAFVQMREFFAQYAPTPVVPQPGATPGATPTPVPQPRKIPPELLAEHYQQFNRQLGAVLDDDQLEILRKAGFSAELQQAIDKLISESYLGYIVSDRNFFDQTLLDVSRQAFSRREVESGKEKEISDFSSVLAVEEVKEGVQGRVKQEIPDASRRLRETIGALVVALIEPNLTFAKAETQTRKSEAARKIAPVVAKYEKNQLIIGEGELVTEETLLVLEALEASGPQSSFGLVFVGIASVFFILFTVLFGFVKNNVRKFRHGNRDILFLAALTMGLTLILWIGIAIAESITETGGTMPMAFFLMAIPVAMAPMLVRLILNSETALAYMPVAAMLAGMMADNSLYFGMYVLVCSFAGAWAVGKVSQRLDALKAGLLVSITGMLLVLSTSFLSTVQGMQFWKQLGFESAGAVLGGVLCALTVLALSPVIEWIFGYTTDIKLMELANLNHPLLKEMILKAPGTYNHSILVSTLAETAAESINANPLLAKVAALYHDIGKISKPHYFIENQRGGENPHDKLYPMMSGLILVNHVREGVELARDFNLGDAVAQIVEQHHGKGLIRFFYERARERTDPQMEQLHEEDFRYPGPKPRSREAALVMLADQVEAVSRVLKAPAPSRIRNLVSEHINRVSAEGQLDESDLTLRDLHKIAESFSHVLIGIFHQRIEYPDDEREENAPERESQSDTDPRPPNKSHQS; the protein is encoded by the coding sequence ATGCCGCCGCGCAGGATCAGACCTTTCAGAGCCGACGTCAAATCGCGCCGCCAGTCACGCAAGGCCGAGAAGGGCCTGCGGCGGCTGTGGGCCAAGTTGCGCGACGTTACCCCCGGCGACAACTCGCTGAGCGCCTCGACTTGGCTGGTCGGCCTCGGGCTGTCGATCTACATCGCCTTGTTTCTGGCTCCCTCCACCTCGGTTACCGTGGACCTCTACGAGATCGGCCAGTACACAACGCGGGCGATCAAGGCGCCGATGCCCTTCAGCGTCGAGGATGACAAGGCCACCTCGGCCAAGCGCGAACAGGCGCGCTACGCGGTGCTGCCGGTCTACGACTTCGATCGCAATCTGGTGCAGCAGACCCGCACCAAGGTCGACCGCGCCTTTGTCCAGATGCGTGAATTTTTCGCGCAGTACGCCCCGACGCCGGTCGTGCCGCAACCCGGGGCCACGCCGGGGGCGACTCCGACCCCCGTGCCCCAGCCGCGCAAGATCCCGCCCGAGCTGCTGGCCGAGCACTACCAGCAGTTCAACCGCCAGTTGGGGGCCGTGCTTGACGACGATCAGCTCGAGATCCTGCGCAAGGCCGGGTTTTCCGCCGAGCTGCAGCAGGCGATCGACAAGCTGATCTCCGAATCGTACCTGGGCTACATCGTCTCGGACCGCAACTTCTTCGATCAGACGCTGCTCGACGTCAGCCGACAGGCCTTCAGTCGGCGCGAGGTCGAGTCGGGCAAGGAAAAGGAGATCTCCGACTTCAGCTCGGTGCTGGCGGTCGAGGAGGTCAAGGAGGGCGTCCAGGGGCGGGTCAAGCAAGAGATACCCGACGCCTCACGCAGGCTGCGCGAGACGATCGGCGCGTTGGTCGTTGCGCTGATCGAGCCCAACCTGACCTTTGCCAAGGCTGAAACCCAAACCCGCAAGAGCGAGGCTGCGCGCAAGATCGCCCCGGTGGTCGCCAAGTACGAGAAGAATCAGCTGATCATCGGCGAGGGCGAGCTGGTGACCGAGGAGACGCTGCTGGTGCTCGAGGCGCTGGAGGCCTCCGGCCCGCAGTCGAGCTTCGGGCTGGTGTTCGTCGGCATCGCCTCGGTTTTCTTCATCCTGTTTACCGTGTTGTTCGGCTTCGTCAAGAACAACGTGCGCAAGTTCCGTCATGGCAACCGCGACATACTGTTCCTCGCCGCGCTGACCATGGGACTGACGCTGATCCTCTGGATCGGCATCGCCATTGCCGAGTCGATCACCGAGACCGGCGGCACGATGCCGATGGCCTTTTTCCTGATGGCGATTCCCGTGGCAATGGCGCCGATGCTGGTGCGGCTGATTCTCAACTCCGAGACCGCGCTGGCCTATATGCCGGTGGCCGCGATGCTCGCCGGGATGATGGCCGACAACTCGTTGTACTTCGGGATGTACGTCCTGGTCTGCTCGTTCGCCGGCGCCTGGGCCGTGGGCAAGGTCAGCCAGCGGCTCGACGCGCTCAAGGCCGGGCTGCTGGTGAGCATCACCGGCATGCTGCTGGTGCTCTCGACCTCGTTCCTCTCGACGGTGCAGGGCATGCAGTTCTGGAAGCAGCTGGGATTCGAGTCCGCGGGTGCGGTGCTCGGCGGCGTCCTGTGCGCGCTGACCGTGCTGGCGCTCTCGCCGGTAATCGAGTGGATCTTCGGCTACACCACCGACATCAAATTGATGGAGCTGGCCAACCTCAACCACCCGCTGCTCAAGGAGATGATCCTCAAGGCGCCGGGCACCTACAACCACTCGATTTTGGTCAGCACCCTGGCCGAGACCGCGGCCGAGAGCATCAACGCCAACCCGCTGCTGGCCAAGGTCGCGGCGCTGTATCACGACATCGGCAAAATCAGCAAACCGCACTACTTCATCGAGAATCAGCGCGGCGGAGAGAACCCGCACGACAAGCTTTATCCGATGATGAGCGGGCTGATTTTGGTCAACCACGTGCGCGAGGGCGTGGAGCTGGCGCGCGATTTCAACCTCGGCGACGCGGTGGCGCAGATCGTCGAGCAGCACCACGGCAAGGGGCTGATCCGCTTCTTCTACGAGCGCGCCCGGGAGCGGACCGACCCGCAAATGGAGCAGCTGCACGAGGAGGACTTCCGCTACCCGGGTCCCAAGCCGCGCTCGCGCGAGGCCGCGCTGGTGATGCTCGCCGACCAGGTCGAGGCGGTCAGTCGAGTGCTCAAGGCGCCGGCCCCGTCGCGCATTCGCAACCTGGTCAGCGAACACATCAACCGCGTGTCCGCCGAGGGGCAGCTGGACGAGTCCGACCTGACGCTGCGCGATCTGCACAAGATCGCCGAGTCGTTTTCGCACGTGCTGATCGGCATCTTCCATCAGCGCATCGAGTACCCCGACGACGAACGCGAGGAGAACGCACCTGAGCGCGAAAGCCAATCGGATACTGATCCGCGGCCCCCGAACAAAAGCCACCAGAGCTGA
- the ybeY gene encoding rRNA maturation RNase YbeY, with protein MAQEVRGTELSVLLCDDREIHRLNFEYRGVDKATDVLSFSMLEGEDALEGELLGDVVISLERCAAQARSLGVGYREELARLLAHGICHLLGMDHVHGGLQARKMRRVEEHLAQLSAALLDREE; from the coding sequence GTGGCGCAGGAGGTGCGCGGGACCGAGCTGAGCGTACTGTTGTGCGACGACCGCGAGATCCACAGACTCAACTTTGAATATCGCGGGGTGGACAAAGCCACCGACGTGTTGTCCTTCAGCATGCTCGAGGGCGAGGATGCGCTTGAGGGCGAGCTGCTGGGCGACGTGGTGATCAGCCTCGAACGTTGCGCGGCCCAGGCCCGCAGCTTGGGCGTGGGATATCGCGAGGAGCTGGCGCGGCTGCTGGCCCACGGAATCTGCCATCTGCTGGGGATGGATCACGTCCACGGCGGCTTGCAGGCGCGCAAGATGCGCCGCGTCGAGGAGCACCTGGCGCAGCTGAGCGCGGCGCTGCTGGATCGGGAGGAATAG
- a CDS encoding hemolysin family protein, which produces MADEDDSFIVRFRRLIKGRMPDQGDAQQQIERLLEQVEEQGLISPSENDLLSSVLDFSDTRVAEIMVPRPEITGVSLDEPLSNAIRSLIESGHTRLPAFRDDLDHIEGLLYAKDLLRCWGRSDDEVELELLLREPYFIPESKRIEELLREFQKQRLHIAIVIDEYGGTAGLVTLEDIIEEVFGEIEDEYDDSENEPQRTADGWVVVNPRFELGELDQLFPDVEHPQGDFTTLGGWILEVTGRIPDKGESVRLGPLRAVVLESDEKRIIKIKIKPDLSGDK; this is translated from the coding sequence TTGGCCGACGAAGACGACAGTTTCATCGTACGCTTCAGGCGGCTGATCAAGGGGCGCATGCCCGACCAGGGCGACGCGCAGCAACAAATCGAGCGCTTGCTCGAACAGGTCGAGGAACAGGGCCTGATCAGCCCCAGCGAGAACGACCTGCTCAGCTCGGTGCTCGACTTCAGCGATACGCGGGTGGCCGAGATCATGGTGCCGCGGCCGGAGATCACCGGCGTGAGCCTCGACGAGCCGCTGAGCAACGCGATCCGCAGCTTGATCGAGTCCGGGCACACGCGGCTGCCCGCCTTTCGCGACGACCTGGACCACATCGAGGGCCTGCTTTACGCCAAGGACCTGCTGCGCTGCTGGGGACGTAGCGACGACGAGGTCGAGCTCGAACTGCTGCTGCGCGAGCCGTACTTCATCCCCGAGTCCAAGCGCATTGAGGAACTGCTGCGCGAGTTCCAGAAGCAGCGGCTGCACATCGCGATCGTCATCGACGAGTACGGCGGCACCGCCGGCCTGGTGACCCTCGAGGACATCATCGAGGAGGTCTTCGGCGAGATCGAGGACGAGTACGACGATTCGGAGAACGAGCCGCAACGCACTGCCGACGGCTGGGTCGTGGTCAACCCGCGCTTCGAGCTGGGCGAGCTGGACCAACTGTTCCCCGACGTCGAGCATCCCCAAGGCGACTTCACCACCCTGGGCGGTTGGATCCTCGAGGTCACCGGACGCATTCCGGACAAGGGCGAGAGCGTGCGCCTCGGCCCGTTGAGGGCTGTGGTCTTGGAGTCGGACGAAAAACGTATTATAAAGATCAAGATTAAACCCGATCTTTCCGGCGATAAGTAG
- a CDS encoding dienelactone hydrolase family protein has product MKRSTALMALTLAILLTLFVAACEIEDDEDAQPPDDQGGDDVEDPRGEYFDPSQTGPYPIGHRTLYFENPDDTDMLGNPRQLCVEFWYPTDEAYRDAEQDRLGEFFGEWEEMVRSILSLLVSPEELDNFDLPTGAVRDAPPRAELDELPIIIFSHGNSGVRSQNYTMCNHLASHGYLVIAPDHTGNALFAPFPGSYVIYNILGMPASICQRQRDFSFLLDQCYKMNEEPGGLFEGRLDPERVGLVGHSFGGLTAVEAAKKDTRFRAAVDLCCYLIPSYPQNYQTATMFWLSREDNTMFDTDELIMLGYETAPAPKVMLEVLRGGHYSPTDACSFIPSLMGEGDGCGMGEYDETGDPFEFLPPDQAKFLLNTYLASFFGVYVKYDLRYVDDLINEWMPEEARLKFDLG; this is encoded by the coding sequence ATGAAACGGTCGACCGCGCTGATGGCGCTGACATTGGCAATTTTGCTCACTCTGTTCGTGGCGGCCTGCGAGATTGAAGACGACGAAGACGCCCAGCCCCCCGATGATCAAGGGGGCGACGACGTCGAAGACCCGCGCGGCGAGTACTTCGATCCCTCCCAGACCGGTCCCTATCCGATCGGCCACCGCACGCTGTACTTCGAGAATCCCGACGACACCGACATGCTGGGCAACCCGCGGCAGCTCTGCGTCGAGTTCTGGTACCCCACGGACGAGGCCTATCGCGACGCCGAGCAGGATCGGCTGGGCGAGTTCTTCGGCGAATGGGAAGAGATGGTGCGCTCGATCCTCAGCCTGCTGGTATCACCCGAGGAGCTGGACAACTTCGATCTGCCCACCGGCGCGGTGCGCGACGCGCCGCCGCGCGCCGAGCTCGACGAGCTGCCGATCATCATCTTCAGCCACGGCAACTCCGGCGTACGCTCGCAGAACTACACGATGTGCAACCACCTGGCGAGCCACGGCTACCTGGTGATCGCGCCGGATCACACGGGCAACGCGCTGTTCGCGCCGTTCCCCGGCTCGTACGTGATCTACAACATCTTGGGAATGCCCGCGTCGATCTGTCAGCGCCAGCGCGACTTCTCGTTCCTGCTCGACCAGTGCTACAAGATGAACGAGGAACCCGGCGGATTGTTCGAGGGACGGCTCGATCCCGAGCGCGTGGGCCTGGTCGGCCACAGCTTTGGCGGGCTGACCGCGGTCGAGGCGGCTAAAAAGGACACGCGCTTTCGTGCGGCGGTCGATCTGTGCTGCTACTTGATTCCCAGCTACCCGCAGAACTACCAGACAGCAACCATGTTCTGGCTCTCGCGTGAGGACAACACGATGTTCGACACCGACGAGCTGATCATGCTCGGCTACGAGACCGCGCCCGCGCCCAAGGTGATGCTCGAGGTGCTGCGCGGCGGTCACTACTCGCCCACAGACGCCTGCTCGTTCATCCCCAGCCTGATGGGCGAGGGCGACGGCTGCGGCATGGGCGAATACGACGAGACCGGCGATCCGTTCGAGTTCCTGCCGCCGGATCAGGCCAAGTTCCTGCTCAACACCTACCTCGCGTCGTTTTTCGGGGTCTACGTCAAGTACGACCTGCGCTACGTGGACGACCTGATCAACGAGTGGATGCCCGAGGAGGCGCGGCTCAAGTTCGACCTGGGGTAG